The region GAAAGATTGTAGATGTAAAGGTAGAACCATTCAAGGAAGCTGTAGAGAGTAATGGAAAATGGGTTAATGCAGAAGTCCCAGAAAAGTATGTAGCGACTCTTACTGTAGAAGCAGATGCAGTTGAAACTCCTGATGTAATAATAATCGGTGGAGAACAGACAAGAATTGGACATCAGTTCAGATTAAAAAACAAAAAAGTAGCAGTCTTCGGTACCATTCTTGGAGTGGAAGTTGAATAGTATTGGGAGTGATAGTATGTATAACAGTATTACTGTAACAGTTTTAGCTAAAATATGGGCAGTAATCACAACAGGATACAGATATAGTATATTAAAGAAGATAATGAATGGCCTAGGAAGAGGCTTAAAGTATATTGGTAGAGGTTCATGTTTTATAGGAATTTTTACTTCAAGTAGAAAGATAGTACAGGAATCTATTTTTTATGTGGTTTACTGTAAATGTATGAATATTATTCAAAAGATTTTAGAAGTACTAAAAAGGCTTATAAGTAAATGGAATAGTGGTAGTTTTATAGATACATCTACCTCTAGTAATTTTAAAAACGAAGATACAATCCAAAATGCATTATCAGTATTTTTATTGTTTTTTGGTTTGACAGTATTTATTTTTAATGCTGTAAGAGGGAAGTTCTTAGGAAATTCTTTTAGAATTTCTATATTAGTTATAATTATAGCCTTAATAGGATTTAAATATGAAGGTGGCTATATGAGAATAATTAGAAACAGCAATTGTTTTAAATTAGTTAATAGTATATTTACTATAGATGAGGGAGGGGAGAAATGGTGGTAGAAAACTTAAAAAAGAAACAGTACATTCTCCCTATATTATTGGGAATAGTCTTTGGAGTACTATATTTCAAACTCCCTCTACGATATTTTGCAGCAATATTTTTAGGATCATTAGTGGCAATTGCTATTCTTCATGATGTAAAGGTAGGATTGTTTTTAAGTATTTTAGTTTTACCCTTTATGCCTGATGAACTAAATTTGATTTTTATGCTATTTATATTTTTAGCATTTGTATATAGAGAGGTATTTAGAGATATAAATCCTCTTACGAAAAATCCAATAGATATGCCTATTGCTTTATTTGTAATACTTATTATTATCTCTACTATAACATCAATAAATCCTATGGGAAGCTTTAGGGATTTGGCAATTCACTTATTGTCCATTTCCTTTATGTTTGTTATGGTGAACAATATTAAGGATAAAAACGAGCTGAATATTTTGCTTACTATTATGGTTGCTACTGCGTCATTAGTAGCATTATATGGCTTGTATCAGTACAAAGTTGGAGTTGAAATGGAAGCAAAGTGGCTTGATACTACTAACAATGAAGGTATAACTACTAGAGTATTTTCAGTGTTTGGAAATCCTAATATTCTAGCAGAGTATCTCATAATGGTTACACCAATTTCAATAGCACTGTTTTGGCAGACTAAGTCTATGTTTAAGAAATTTTTATTCTTATTAACATCTCTACTATTAACAGGTACATTGGTACTAACATTTTCTAGAGGTGGTTGGTTGGGATTTGCCTTTGGAATATTTATATTTATACTATTAGTAGAAAAAAGACTTCTTTTATTGTTGATTCCATTGGGCTTAGGTGCAATTAATTTTTTACCACCTACAATTTTAAACAGAATACTCAGTATCGCCAACTTTGCAGATTCATCTAATAACTATAGAATTAGGATTTGGAAAATAACTTTAGATATTATAAAGGACTATTTGCCTACTGGAGTTGGATTTGGATATATTCCTTTTAAACAGACTTTTGAAACATATATTAGAACTATGCCTGCTTATCATTCTCATAACACATATCTTGAGACTTTAGCAGAGATGGGGATTCCGGGGATTGTAGTTCTTATAATGTTAATTTTTATAATATATAAATACTCAATTAAAACCCTTGTAAAAGGGGAAGATAAATGGACAAAAGTGATTTCAGCAGGAATACTTTCTGGGATAAGTGCATTACTTATGCATGGAGCTGTTGAAAATGTCCTTTATTTGCCAAAGATAATCATTACATTTTGGACCTTAGTATCTTTTTTATTAGTTCTCATGAGATTATCAGAGGAATCTAGAGATATTGGTTAAAAAGGAGAATAACTATGAAAGTGAAAGACAAGATACTTATTTCTGGATACTATGGGTTTGACAATAGTGGCGATGATGCTATTTTAAGAGCTATAGTTAAAGACATTGAAGAGAATAGTGACAATGTAGAGATAACAGTACTGTCTAAAAGACCTTCTTATACACAAGAATCCTATGGGATAAAGGCTATTGATAGATTTAATATGAAGGAAACAGCTAAAGCTATAAGAGATGCTGATTTGTTTATAAGTGGAGGAGGAAGCTTACTTCAAGATGTTACCAGTACTAGATCAATTTTATACTATTTAACCCTAATGAACTATGCTAAAAAGCACAATATTCCTGTAATGGTATATGCAAATGGCATTGGTCCAATAAATAAGAAATATAATAGATTCTTGACTAGAAGGATACTCAATAAAGTTGATTTGATAACCCTTAGAGATGAAGACTCTAAAAGTTTTCTGAAAGAATTAGGAGTTAAAAATAAAAATATATATGTAACTTGCGATCCAGTTTTTACAATGATACCTTCAGAGAAATCTAGAATTGAAGAAATATTTCAAAAGGAAGGCATACCAAGGGAAAAACCATTGATAGGTATAGCTATTAGACAGTGGAAAGATGCTCCAAATTTAGTTGATACAATGTCAGAGTCTATAGATAAAATACTTGATGAATACGATGTAAATATTGTTTTCATTCCTATGCACTATCCTGAAGACTTAGATATAAGTATTGAAGTTGTTAAAAATGTATCTAAGAAAGGTATATATGTATTGAGGGAACAATATAGCGTTGAAGATATAATGGGGATAATAAAAGAACTAGAACTCATTATTGCCATGAGATTACATTCCCTAATATATGCTACAACTCAAGGTACTCCTATGGTAGGACTAATATATGATCCCAAAATTGAAGGATTTTTAAAGTTTATAGATGTAGAATATATGTGTTATGTAGACAATATGAGAGTAGAAGAATTATTACAAAATATTAGATCTGTTTGGGAAAATAGAAGTAGCATAAGAGAAAAACTGGAAGAAGGGGACGAGAAGTTTAAGGAAAAGGCATTAGAAAATGTCCATATGGCCTTAGACCTTTTAAAGAGAAGGTGATTTAAATGGAAAGTATAAAGATATTTGGTGTAAGGGTAGATAAGGTATCATTAAAAGAAGCTGTATGCAAAGTAGAAGAATTTTTACAAGGGAATGGGCCTAAAACCATATATACACCAAATACTGAGATAATAATGGAAGCTAAAGAAGATGAACAACTAAAGGAAGTATTAAACAATGGGAATTTGATTATTCCTGATGGTATTGGACTTATATATGCTGCAAAGATAAAAAAGAAACCTCTTGTAGAGAGAGTGACAGGATTTGATTTGTCTATTGAGATGATTAAATTAGCAGATAAACATTCATATAGTATATTTCTTTTAGGTGGAGAAGAAGGAATTGCAAAAAAAGCTGGGGAAAAAATAGTAGAAAAATATACAAATGTAAAAATTGCAGGTTATAATAATGGATACTTTAAAGGAGCACATATAGGTTTTCCAGGTCATGAAGAGGAAAGAGAAGTGATTGAAAAAATCAAACAAGCTAAGCCGGATATTCTATTTGTTGGCTTTGGGGCTCCAAAATCAGAAAAGTGGATGGAACTTTATAAAGATGAGTTAAACTGCAAAGTTATGATAGGAAATGGTGGAACTATGGATATAATTGCTGGAAAAGTTAAAAGGGCTCCAGAGGTATATCAAAAGCTAGGACTAGAATGGTTTTATAGATTGATAAAAGAACCGTCTAGAATAAAAAGACAAATAGCTCTTCCGAAATTCATGTTTAAAGTTATATTTGGAAAAGATGTAGTAGAATAGAAGAGAGGGGCGAAACTTAGTGGAAAACAATAAAAAGTGGTATAAGGAAATTATATCCTATGCAGGTATTGTACTGGGTGTCATGATAAGTGCAGTGGCATTTAATTTTTTCTTAGAGCCAAATAATATTGCTCCAGGTGGGGTCACAGGTTTGGCTATTGTCATAAGAACAGTTACTGGAATTCCTATATATCTTACAAACTTAATTATTAATATTCCACTATTTATTATAGGAGTTGTTGTACTAGGTAAGGCATTTGGAGCAAAGACTTTATTTGCTACTTTTGGTCTTTCATTTTTTCTAAAAATAGTTCCTTATAGGGTTGCAACAGAAGATTTATTGTTGGCTTCTGTTTTTGGTGGAATACTTTTAGGTTTTGGGTTAGGACTAGTGTTCAAATCTGGTGGTACTACTGGAGGCACTGACTTAGCTGGTGCTATACTCAACAAGTGTTTTCCAAGGGTTAGTATATCTTCCTATATGATGGCTATAGATGGTATTGTAGTTGCCATTGCAGGGCTGGCATCTAGGAAGTTAGAGATATCATTGTATTCTGTAATAGCACTATATCTTGTAATTAAAGTTATAAATACCATGTTAGAAGGGGTAGGCTATGTAAAGGCCTTTCTCATTATAACAGAAAAGCCTGAAGAACTTGGGCAAGCAATAATGAGAGATATACAAAGAGGTGTAACCCTATTTAAAGGGAAGGGCATGTATACAAAAGAAGAGAAGGATATTCTTCTTTGCGTAGTCAACAGATCACAATTTACAAAACTAAAAGAATTAGTTAATGCGATTGATGCAAAAGCTTTTCTTATGGTGACAGATATGTATGAAGTCATAGGGGAAGGTTTTCAAGAAATAAAAAAATAGTAGGAGGGATACGATGGAAAAGTATGGAGAACTAAAATCTATAGCAAAAAAATTGAGAATTGACATCATTGAAATGCTTACAGAATCAAAATCAGGGCACCCAGGTGGCTCCCTTTCAGCTTGTGAAATACTTACTGCATTGTACTTTAAAGAAATGAATATAGATCCTAAGAATCCAGATTGGGAGGATAGAGATAGATTTATACTTTCTAAAGGACATGGGGCACCAGTTCTTTATGCAACATTAGCAGAGAAAGGGTATTTTCCTAAAGAGGAATTGATGAATTTAAGAAAGATAGATTCTATGTTACAAGGACATCCTGATATGAAGGGAACTAAAGGAGTAGATATGAGTACTGGTTCTTTAGGCCAAGGAATAGCAGCAGCTAATGGAATGGCAATTGCAGGAAAACTTGATAATAAAGATTATAGAGTTTATGCCTTATTAGGTGATGGAGAATGCCAAGAAGGAATAGTTTGGGAAGCAGCTATGTTTGCAGCTCACTACAAACTAGATAATTTAACAGTATTTTTAGACCACAATGGATTACAAATAGATGGAAGAAATGAAGATGTTATGAATATTGAACCAATAGATGAGAAGTTCAAAGCATTTGGCTGGAATGTAATCTCAATTGATGGACATAATTTTGAAGAAATAATTTCTGCCATAGAAGAAGCAAAGAATACAAGTGGTAAACCAACTATGATCATCGCTAAGACTGTAAAAGGAAAGGGAGTATCTTTTATGGAAGATCAAGCAGGATGGCATGGTAAAGCACCTAGCAAAGAAGAAGCAGAAAAAGCACTAAGTGAATTGGAGGTGGAATAGATGGCTAATATGATGGCAACAAGAGAAGCTTATGGTGAAGCACTAAAAGAATTAGGTGGCAAAAACAAAGATGTAGTTGTACTAGATGCAGACCTTTCAGGTTCTACTAAGACAGCAGTGTTTAAAAAGGAATATCCTGAAAGATTTTTTAACGTAGGAATAGCTGAACAAAGTCTAATGGGAACTGCTGCAGGATTAGCTACTACAGGTAAGATTCCTTTTGCTAGTACATTTGCTATGTTTGCTGCAGGTAGGGCATTTGAAATAATTAGAAACTCTATATGCTATCCAAAGTTAAATGTAAAAGTTGCTGCTACTCATGCAGGACTTACAGTAGGAGAAGATGGAGCTACTCATCAAGCTATAGAAGATATAAGTATAATGAGGTCTATTCCAAATATGGTAGTATTAAATCCAGCTGATGGTGTAGAAACAAGACAATGTATAATGAAAGCGGCTGAATATAATGGACCTGTATATATAAGATTAGGTAGAAGTAAGGTACCTGTAATATTTGATGATAATTATAATTTTGAAATAGGAAAAGGTGTAGAGCTAAAGAGTGGAAAAGATGTAACTATAATTGCAACCGGCATTATGGTTGCTAAAGCCTTAGAAGCAAGTGAAGCCTTAGAAGCAGAAGGCATATCAGCAAGAGTAATAAACATTTCAACTATAAAACCTATAGACAAGGACATAATTATAAAGGCTGCAAAAGAAACTAAGGGTATAGTTACAGCAGAAGAGCATAGCATAATAGGCGGATTAGGTAGTGCAGTAGCTGAGGTAATTGTAGAGAACTGTCCAGTACCAATGATGAGAGTAGGGGTAGAAGATACTTTTGGAGAATCTGGTACAGGAGAATCAGTTCTTGAAAAATATGGTTTGACCTCTGAAAATATAGTTAATAATGTAAAAAGAATATTGAAATAGATAAACAAGGACATTTTCTATATGGAAGGTGTCCTTTTTTTCATAAAAAACCCCTATAGAGAATATGTATATTAGAGAGATAAAATATTTTTAATGGAGGGGGACTTTTTGAAGAAGAATGTTATTGTATTTATTATCATCATAATAATTGTTTTAGGAATTATAATTGTTCCCAAATATTTTCAGGCAGGTGATGGAAAAGTGAGATTTAAAACTGTTGAAAAACAGGAAATACCACAAAAAATAGTTGATATACTACCTAATTATTTAGCAGATGAAAGAGCACTAGGATGCAAAGTAGAGGATGAAGTATTTGTTGTAGTGACTAGAGGGGAGAAAAACACAGGTGGATACTCAGTTACTATAGACAGAATTGAAAAGAAAAAAGTTTCTAAAGATGAATACAATCTCACAGTATATGCAGTATTTAAGGATCCAAAACCTGATGAGATCGTAGCACAAAAGATTTCATATCCCTTCGCTATAGCCAAAACAGATTTAGATAAACTCCCAAATACAATTCAATTAGAGGTTTTATATGAGGAATAGGCATATAAGTTTTATGCCTATTTATTGTTTCCATAAATTTCTTAAAGGAAATTAACATTTTATGTAGAAGTATATACGATAAGAACAATTGAAGGGGGAAAATCAATGAAAAACTTTAAGAAAAAAACTTGTATGCTCATAGTAGCATCAATGGTGGGATTAAGTTCAACATCTGTTGCAGCACCTTATACAGTAAAATCAGGAGATTCATTTTGGAAAATAAGCAATAACTTTAATATTTCTTTAGAGAGTTTGATGAAGGCAAATAATGCAAATGAAAATACAATCATATATCCTGGGCAAGTTATAGAAGTACCAAATGGTAAAAAAGAAACAAAAGTTACTAATACAACTGCTAATAGAAGTAGCATTGGAAGAGAAATGAATAAATCTATTGATTTAGGATATGGTGAATATTTAGATTGGTTTGATGAAGTAAAAGAAAATGTTCTTCCTATAGGTTCAGTATTTAAAGTAACAGATTTCTACACAGGTAAATCTTTCACTATGAAGAGGACTATAGGTTCATTTCATGCTGATTGTGAAGCTTTAACATTGGAAGATACAGAGATTATAAAGGAGATTTGGGGAGGATTTAACTGGGAGAGAAGACCTGTAATTGTACAAGCTAAAGATAGATGTGTAGCAGCAAGTATGACAGCTATGCCTCATGCAGGTTTAGATAGTGTAGAAGGTGGAAAGTATACTGAAGGCAGAAGTGGTGGATATGGTGGAGGTACTAACTATGACTACATAAAGGGCAATGGAATGGATGGTCATGTGGATATTCACTTTGCAGGTAGTAAAAGGCATAAGGATGGAGCAATAGATCCACAGCATCAAAAATGTATAAAAATAGCTGCAGGAATGGCAGATAAGTAAAGTCATATATTCACAAAAACGATATATATATAATAAAATAGGGTATCAGTAGAATTATGGGGGTGACCAAATTGTTTACTAAATACGAAGTGCCTCTGGAAAGTTTAAAGAGAAGATGTACTGCTGATACATTTGAGCATGATACTACTTCCAATATTCCAGTGTCAAGGGAGCTTATTGGGCAAGAGAGGGCGATGGAAGCACTAAAGTTTGGACTTTCTATAAAGAGAAAGGGATACAATATCTATGTATCGGGGCTTACTGGAACAGGAAAAAATAGTTATTCATACTTGGTGGCAAAGGAGTTTGCAGAGAAAAAAGATAGACCAAAAGATTGGTGTTATGTATTTAATTTTAGAAATTCCAAATCTCCAAGAGCTATTAGCTTAGAATCAGGTATGGGTACGATATTTAAAAAAGACATAGAAGAAGCGATTAAAAATATAAAGTTAGAGATACCAAAGATACTATCATCGAAAGAATATGAAGATAGTAAAAATTTAATATATGGTCAACATCAAAAAAAGGCTCAAGAAACTATTGATGAGTTAAATGATGTGGCAAAGAATTATAATTTTGTATTTAAACAAACAGATCGAGGAATTTTAAGTCTACCATTAGTAGATGGGCGACCTATGACTGATGAAGAAATTGAAAACTTGACTATATCTCAAGTAGAAAAACTAAAGGAGCTTTCAGAAGAACTAAGTAAACAGGTTTTTGATTATGTAAAGAGAATTAAAGACTTGGAAGTTAGTCTAAGAGATAAAATTAAGGAACTAAAAGAGCAGAAAACCTTAGAAGTTGCTTCACTATACATTGATCCTATAGTAGAAAAGTTTCAAGTTCAAAATGGGGTTAATAGTTATCTATTAGATATGAAGAAGGATATAGTTAAGAACTTTGATAAATTTGTTGTTGAAGAAGAAAAATATCTAGACAATGCGTTGATTCCAATTGATAGGAAGGAAGATTTTTTCAAAAGATACGAAGTTAATCTCTTTATTGATAATAAAGATGTCAAAGGTGCCCCTGTAATAAGGGAAATGAATCCAAACTATTACAATTTGATGGGGAAAATAGAGTATGTAAATGAATTAGGGGGACTAAGAACTGATCATACTAAGATAAGACCAGGAGCATTACATGAGGCTAATAGTGGCTATCTAATCATACAGGCAAAAGATATACTTCAGAGCAAAGCGGCTTGGGATGGGCTAAAAAGAGCTATTTCTACAGAAGAAATAGTTATTGAAAATATTACTGGTCTAAACATAATATCTGAAACCCTAAGACCTGAGCCTATACCCCTTGATATAAAAGTTATAATCATTGGAGACTATATGACATATCACTTACTTTATCAATATGATGAAGATTTCAAGAAACTTTTCAAAATCAGATCGGATTTTGATGTTGAGATGGAAAGAAATAGTCAAAACATAATGAAAATAGGTTCCTTTGTAGCCTATCAATGTGAAGAAGAAAACTTAAAGCCCTTTGATAGAACTGCATTAGCTTCAATAATAGATTTAAGTAGTAGGATAGCAGAGAGTCAAAATAAGTTGACGGCTAGATTTAATGAGTTAGTTGAAATCATATATGAAGCAGAGGCTTATACTACAGCAGAAAACAGGGATGTAGTTACAAAAGAAGATGTTTTGATGGCTGTAAACAAAAAAGTCTACAGAAACAATATATATGAAGAAAAAATACTAGAATATATAGAAGATGGTACTATATTACTTGACACAAGTGGTTGGAAAGTAGGAGAAATAAATGGCTTATCTGTTATGAATATAGGCCAATACAACTTTGGCAGGCCTTGTAAGATAACAGTAAATACTTATTTAGGCAAAGAAGGTATTCTAAATATAGAAAGAGAAGTAGATCAAAGTGGAAGTATTTATGACAAGGGAGTACTAATACTTGGTGGATATTTAGGAGAAAAATATGCCAAAGATATTCAGCTTTCAGTTACCGCAAGTATAACATTTGAACAGTCTTATGACGGTATAGAAGGAGATAGTGCTTCTAGTACAGAACTTTACGCATTACTATCAAGTCTTGCAGACATACCAATAAATCAAGCAATAGCAGTCACTGGTTCAGTCAATCAAAAGGGAATGGTTCAGCCTATTGGTGGAGTCAATGAAAAGATTGAAGGATACTATAAGGTTTGCAAAATCAAAGGACTTACTGGAAGTGAAGGTGTGATAATTCCAAAGCAAAATGTAGAAAATTTAATGTTAAATGATGAAGTAATTGAAGCGGTAAAAGAAGGACTATTTAAAATCTATGCTGTGGAAAGTATAGACGAAGGGATAGAGATATTGACCAATATGGAAGCAGGAGAAATGGACGAAGAAGGAAATTACAAAGAAGGAACAATTAATTATTTGGTACAAAAAAGATTAGAAGAATACTCAGATTTAAGTAAAGATTATGAGTAATGATTATAAATTCCCTAGCTAAAAGGGTTGTTCCCATTTAGTTTAGGGGATTTTCGTTAGTAAAAAAATTTTGAAAAGGGTTTCAAAATGTCTTTTAAAATAGATAATAAAATGATAGAATGTAATATACAAAAAATAGAATGGAGTGATTAGAAATAGAGAAAAAAATAAATCATGTAAAATTGTTTTTTTTATTATTGTTTTCATTTATACTATTTAAATTAGTTAATAGCGAAGATGTGTCAATAACAGTACACAATATATTAAGACCTTTTATTTGGGCTTTTGCTATTGCATTTTTTTTAAATGTATTATTAGCGAAAATAGAAAAAAAGTTTAAGTTAAAAAGATGGTTAAACATTCTTATTGTATATATAATTTTCTTTGGAATAATAACATTATTTGTATTATTTATTACTCCAATGGTTGTTAATAGTATTAAAAACTTAGGAAAAGAATTGCCAGAGTATATTGATATTACTCAAGAATGGTTAGAGGGATTACCAAATAAATTCCACGGTAAAACTGAATACTATTATATTGTAGAAGAGATTAAGTCAGCATTAGAAAGTCTTATGGTCAAGGCAAAAGAAAGCATAGGACCACTATTAAATAAGACAATAACTCAAATAATCAATCTTACATCTGGAATATTTAATTTCATCATGGGTGCTATAATATCTGTATATATTCTTAAAGATAAAGAACAGTTTGTAAATGGTTTCAGAAGGATTACTTACGCAATGTTTTCAAATGAAACAGCAGAAACCTTAGGAATAGTACAGAGGGAGATAAATGGAGCTTTTTCAAAGTTTTTCGTTGGAAAAATAATAGATTCAGCTATAATTGGAATACTTTGTTTAATAGGACTATGGATAATGAAAGTTCCATATGCTCTTTTAATAAGCCTTATTGTTGGTATAACAAATATGATTCCGTATTTTGGACCATTTATAGGAATGATTCCAGCAGCTGTAATCACATTGTTTGATAGACCTATAAAGGCCTTATGGGTAGTAATATTCATATTCTTATTGCAGCAATTTGATGGATTGTATTTGGGACCTAAAATATTGGGTATACAAGTTGGAATGAAGCCTTTCTGGATAATCACTGCAATATTGATTG is a window of Anaerosalibacter sp. Marseille-P3206 DNA encoding:
- a CDS encoding O-antigen ligase family protein; the encoded protein is MVVENLKKKQYILPILLGIVFGVLYFKLPLRYFAAIFLGSLVAIAILHDVKVGLFLSILVLPFMPDELNLIFMLFIFLAFVYREVFRDINPLTKNPIDMPIALFVILIIISTITSINPMGSFRDLAIHLLSISFMFVMVNNIKDKNELNILLTIMVATASLVALYGLYQYKVGVEMEAKWLDTTNNEGITTRVFSVFGNPNILAEYLIMVTPISIALFWQTKSMFKKFLFLLTSLLLTGTLVLTFSRGGWLGFAFGIFIFILLVEKRLLLLLIPLGLGAINFLPPTILNRILSIANFADSSNNYRIRIWKITLDIIKDYLPTGVGFGYIPFKQTFETYIRTMPAYHSHNTYLETLAEMGIPGIVVLIMLIFIIYKYSIKTLVKGEDKWTKVISAGILSGISALLMHGAVENVLYLPKIIITFWTLVSFLLVLMRLSEESRDIG
- the csaB gene encoding polysaccharide pyruvyl transferase CsaB, with the protein product MKVKDKILISGYYGFDNSGDDAILRAIVKDIEENSDNVEITVLSKRPSYTQESYGIKAIDRFNMKETAKAIRDADLFISGGGSLLQDVTSTRSILYYLTLMNYAKKHNIPVMVYANGIGPINKKYNRFLTRRILNKVDLITLRDEDSKSFLKELGVKNKNIYVTCDPVFTMIPSEKSRIEEIFQKEGIPREKPLIGIAIRQWKDAPNLVDTMSESIDKILDEYDVNIVFIPMHYPEDLDISIEVVKNVSKKGIYVLREQYSVEDIMGIIKELELIIAMRLHSLIYATTQGTPMVGLIYDPKIEGFLKFIDVEYMCYVDNMRVEELLQNIRSVWENRSSIREKLEEGDEKFKEKALENVHMALDLLKRR
- a CDS encoding WecB/TagA/CpsF family glycosyltransferase, with product MESIKIFGVRVDKVSLKEAVCKVEEFLQGNGPKTIYTPNTEIIMEAKEDEQLKEVLNNGNLIIPDGIGLIYAAKIKKKPLVERVTGFDLSIEMIKLADKHSYSIFLLGGEEGIAKKAGEKIVEKYTNVKIAGYNNGYFKGAHIGFPGHEEEREVIEKIKQAKPDILFVGFGAPKSEKWMELYKDELNCKVMIGNGGTMDIIAGKVKRAPEVYQKLGLEWFYRLIKEPSRIKRQIALPKFMFKVIFGKDVVE
- a CDS encoding YitT family protein, whose product is MENNKKWYKEIISYAGIVLGVMISAVAFNFFLEPNNIAPGGVTGLAIVIRTVTGIPIYLTNLIINIPLFIIGVVVLGKAFGAKTLFATFGLSFFLKIVPYRVATEDLLLASVFGGILLGFGLGLVFKSGGTTGGTDLAGAILNKCFPRVSISSYMMAIDGIVVAIAGLASRKLEISLYSVIALYLVIKVINTMLEGVGYVKAFLIITEKPEELGQAIMRDIQRGVTLFKGKGMYTKEEKDILLCVVNRSQFTKLKELVNAIDAKAFLMVTDMYEVIGEGFQEIKK
- a CDS encoding transketolase, with the protein product MEKYGELKSIAKKLRIDIIEMLTESKSGHPGGSLSACEILTALYFKEMNIDPKNPDWEDRDRFILSKGHGAPVLYATLAEKGYFPKEELMNLRKIDSMLQGHPDMKGTKGVDMSTGSLGQGIAAANGMAIAGKLDNKDYRVYALLGDGECQEGIVWEAAMFAAHYKLDNLTVFLDHNGLQIDGRNEDVMNIEPIDEKFKAFGWNVISIDGHNFEEIISAIEEAKNTSGKPTMIIAKTVKGKGVSFMEDQAGWHGKAPSKEEAEKALSELEVE
- a CDS encoding transketolase family protein produces the protein MANMMATREAYGEALKELGGKNKDVVVLDADLSGSTKTAVFKKEYPERFFNVGIAEQSLMGTAAGLATTGKIPFASTFAMFAAGRAFEIIRNSICYPKLNVKVAATHAGLTVGEDGATHQAIEDISIMRSIPNMVVLNPADGVETRQCIMKAAEYNGPVYIRLGRSKVPVIFDDNYNFEIGKGVELKSGKDVTIIATGIMVAKALEASEALEAEGISARVINISTIKPIDKDIIIKAAKETKGIVTAEEHSIIGGLGSAVAEVIVENCPVPMMRVGVEDTFGESGTGESVLEKYGLTSENIVNNVKRILK
- a CDS encoding protease complex subunit PrcB family protein — protein: MKKNVIVFIIIIIIVLGIIIVPKYFQAGDGKVRFKTVEKQEIPQKIVDILPNYLADERALGCKVEDEVFVVVTRGEKNTGGYSVTIDRIEKKKVSKDEYNLTVYAVFKDPKPDEIVAQKISYPFAIAKTDLDKLPNTIQLEVLYEE
- a CDS encoding muramidase family protein, translating into MKNFKKKTCMLIVASMVGLSSTSVAAPYTVKSGDSFWKISNNFNISLESLMKANNANENTIIYPGQVIEVPNGKKETKVTNTTANRSSIGREMNKSIDLGYGEYLDWFDEVKENVLPIGSVFKVTDFYTGKSFTMKRTIGSFHADCEALTLEDTEIIKEIWGGFNWERRPVIVQAKDRCVAASMTAMPHAGLDSVEGGKYTEGRSGGYGGGTNYDYIKGNGMDGHVDIHFAGSKRHKDGAIDPQHQKCIKIAAGMADK
- a CDS encoding AAA family ATPase, whose product is MTKLFTKYEVPLESLKRRCTADTFEHDTTSNIPVSRELIGQERAMEALKFGLSIKRKGYNIYVSGLTGTGKNSYSYLVAKEFAEKKDRPKDWCYVFNFRNSKSPRAISLESGMGTIFKKDIEEAIKNIKLEIPKILSSKEYEDSKNLIYGQHQKKAQETIDELNDVAKNYNFVFKQTDRGILSLPLVDGRPMTDEEIENLTISQVEKLKELSEELSKQVFDYVKRIKDLEVSLRDKIKELKEQKTLEVASLYIDPIVEKFQVQNGVNSYLLDMKKDIVKNFDKFVVEEEKYLDNALIPIDRKEDFFKRYEVNLFIDNKDVKGAPVIREMNPNYYNLMGKIEYVNELGGLRTDHTKIRPGALHEANSGYLIIQAKDILQSKAAWDGLKRAISTEEIVIENITGLNIISETLRPEPIPLDIKVIIIGDYMTYHLLYQYDEDFKKLFKIRSDFDVEMERNSQNIMKIGSFVAYQCEEENLKPFDRTALASIIDLSSRIAESQNKLTARFNELVEIIYEAEAYTTAENRDVVTKEDVLMAVNKKVYRNNIYEEKILEYIEDGTILLDTSGWKVGEINGLSVMNIGQYNFGRPCKITVNTYLGKEGILNIEREVDQSGSIYDKGVLILGGYLGEKYAKDIQLSVTASITFEQSYDGIEGDSASSTELYALLSSLADIPINQAIAVTGSVNQKGMVQPIGGVNEKIEGYYKVCKIKGLTGSEGVIIPKQNVENLMLNDEVIEAVKEGLFKIYAVESIDEGIEILTNMEAGEMDEEGNYKEGTINYLVQKRLEEYSDLSKDYE
- a CDS encoding AI-2E family transporter, translated to MFFLLLFSFILFKLVNSEDVSITVHNILRPFIWAFAIAFFLNVLLAKIEKKFKLKRWLNILIVYIIFFGIITLFVLFITPMVVNSIKNLGKELPEYIDITQEWLEGLPNKFHGKTEYYYIVEEIKSALESLMVKAKESIGPLLNKTITQIINLTSGIFNFIMGAIISVYILKDKEQFVNGFRRITYAMFSNETAETLGIVQREINGAFSKFFVGKIIDSAIIGILCLIGLWIMKVPYALLISLIVGITNMIPYFGPFIGMIPAAVITLFDRPIKALWVVIFIFLLQQFDGLYLGPKILGIQVGMKPFWIITAILIGGGFFGVWGMLFAVPVAAVVRSLIDRYTKKQLQTKGIKY